The following coding sequences are from one uncultured Cohaesibacter sp. window:
- a CDS encoding response regulator: MAVTVLSSLRVLVIEDSAYMRTIIRTILQGLGVRDIFEAEDGGVGLEKLEQLSPDVLIIDWVLPILDGPELVRLVRNPNHPMGTVPIIMISSYAEKHRIMEAKQLGVHEFLRKPFSAKDMYLRIVAATSMDRPFVRTDNYYGPAPRESVTRRAGEGSSDMGQSGVSVPTAFA; the protein is encoded by the coding sequence ATGGCGGTAACTGTTCTTTCTTCTTTGAGAGTGCTGGTAATTGAAGATAGCGCATATATGCGAACTATCATCCGTACCATTTTGCAAGGGCTCGGCGTTCGTGACATCTTCGAAGCTGAAGACGGTGGTGTGGGGTTGGAAAAGCTTGAGCAGCTTTCCCCCGATGTCCTGATCATTGATTGGGTGCTGCCAATTCTTGACGGCCCCGAGCTGGTGCGGCTGGTGCGCAACCCGAACCATCCCATGGGCACCGTGCCGATTATCATGATTTCTTCATATGCTGAGAAGCACCGGATCATGGAAGCCAAGCAGTTGGGCGTGCACGAGTTTTTGCGCAAACCATTTTCTGCCAAGGATATGTATCTGCGGATCGTGGCGGCTACTTCAATGGATCGTCCATTCGTTCGAACAGATAATTACTACGGACCTGCACCGCGCGAGTCGGTTACCCGTCGAGCCGGGGAGGGATCTTCTGATATGGGGCAATCCGGCGTTTCTGTCCCAACTGCCTTTGCCTGA